The Nocardia arthritidis genome has a window encoding:
- a CDS encoding SDR family NAD(P)-dependent oxidoreductase, producing MKTVAGKRVLITGAAMGLGRLFAERAVSEDAAAVVLWDINEVALRETAAELAARGGTVHHYTVDVARPEAITEAAAAVRADVGDIDILVNNAGIVRGNNYFWETKDRTDIDKTMAINSLAPMYVTLEFLPAMVAGTGDACVLTIASSAGLVANPRMSVYAASKWAALGWSDSVRIELEQAGHTHVTVTTVCPTYINTGMFDGAKGFLFTPILDADSVVDTAWREMKDGTPLVVLPWTSRLNRAISGLLPIKLRDMFLNSVGVYHSMDDFTGRTRS from the coding sequence ATGAAAACGGTTGCGGGCAAACGGGTTCTGATCACCGGTGCGGCGATGGGTCTCGGCAGGCTGTTCGCCGAGCGCGCGGTGAGCGAGGACGCGGCCGCCGTCGTGCTGTGGGATATCAACGAAGTCGCGCTGCGCGAGACCGCCGCCGAACTCGCCGCGCGGGGCGGCACTGTGCACCACTACACCGTCGACGTCGCGCGGCCCGAGGCCATCACCGAGGCGGCCGCTGCGGTGCGCGCGGACGTCGGCGATATCGACATCCTGGTCAACAACGCCGGAATCGTGCGCGGCAACAACTACTTCTGGGAGACGAAGGATCGCACCGACATCGATAAGACGATGGCGATCAACTCCCTCGCACCCATGTACGTGACGCTGGAATTCCTGCCCGCCATGGTGGCCGGGACCGGCGACGCCTGTGTGCTCACCATCGCCTCCTCGGCGGGATTGGTGGCCAACCCGAGGATGAGCGTGTACGCCGCCTCCAAATGGGCCGCGCTCGGCTGGTCCGATTCGGTGCGCATCGAACTGGAGCAGGCCGGGCATACGCACGTCACCGTCACCACGGTGTGCCCGACCTACATCAACACCGGAATGTTCGACGGCGCAAAGGGTTTCCTGTTCACCCCGATCCTGGACGCCGACTCGGTGGTCGACACCGCGTGGCGCGAGATGAAGGACGGAACCCCGCTGGTGGTGTTGCCGTGGACCTCGCGGCTGAACCGCGCCATCTCCGGACTGCTACCCATCAAGTTGCGCGATATGTTCCTCAACAGCGTCGGCGTATACCACTCGATGGACGACTTCACCGGCCGCACCCGTTCATGA
- a CDS encoding succinic semialdehyde dehydrogenase, which yields MTQLAEPRALAEVASLLRHAVAGGAPAVEVYAPATGRKIVDLPQSSTADIDRAFAEARRAQQVWARTPVAERAAVLRRFHDIVLAEQDAILDIVQTETGKSRAHAFDEVGDVAVNARYYASVAGRLLATRRPRGVLPVLTRVDVRHRPKGVVAVISPWNYPLALAASDALPALIAGNAVVARPDNQTALTALWAIDAAERAGLPRGLWQAVLGRGSAIGGEVIARADYIDYTGSSATGRTIARQAGERLIGYSLELGGKNPLLVLDDADIARAAKIAVRACFASAGQLCESIERIYVHDKVYDAFTAEFVSNVKEIRLGGGLDFDSDMGSLTFQRQIDTVAAHVDDAVAKGATVLAGGKARPDLGPYFYEPTVLAGVRPGMTVYREETFGPVVSLYRVGSDDEAVEQANDTAYGLNASVWTRDTARGRAVAARINAGSVNVNEGFIAAWGSADAPSGGLGISGTGRRHGPEGLLKYIDTQTIAVQRVLPIAPLPGMSEELWAKAMTAYFGVMKTLRQK from the coding sequence ATGACCCAGCTGGCCGAACCGCGGGCGCTCGCCGAGGTGGCGTCGCTGCTGCGGCACGCCGTCGCGGGCGGTGCGCCCGCCGTCGAGGTGTACGCGCCCGCCACCGGGCGCAAAATCGTCGACCTGCCCCAGTCGTCCACCGCCGATATCGACCGCGCCTTCGCCGAAGCCCGTCGCGCGCAACAGGTTTGGGCCCGTACGCCGGTCGCCGAGCGGGCCGCGGTGCTGCGCCGCTTCCACGACATCGTGCTGGCCGAACAGGACGCGATCCTCGATATCGTGCAGACCGAGACCGGCAAGTCCAGGGCGCACGCCTTCGACGAGGTCGGCGATGTCGCGGTGAACGCCAGGTATTACGCGTCGGTCGCCGGGCGGCTGCTGGCCACCCGCAGGCCGCGCGGCGTGCTCCCGGTGCTCACCCGGGTGGATGTGCGGCACCGGCCGAAAGGCGTTGTCGCGGTTATCTCGCCGTGGAACTATCCGCTCGCCCTCGCCGCATCCGATGCGCTGCCCGCCCTGATCGCGGGCAATGCCGTGGTGGCGCGCCCGGACAACCAGACCGCGCTCACCGCGCTGTGGGCCATCGATGCCGCCGAGCGCGCCGGCCTGCCGCGCGGACTGTGGCAGGCGGTGCTCGGCCGCGGTTCGGCCATCGGCGGCGAGGTGATCGCCCGCGCCGACTACATCGACTACACCGGATCCAGCGCGACCGGCCGCACCATCGCGCGGCAGGCGGGGGAGCGGCTGATCGGCTACTCGCTCGAACTGGGCGGCAAGAATCCGCTGCTGGTACTCGACGACGCCGATATCGCCCGCGCCGCCAAGATCGCGGTGCGCGCCTGCTTCGCCTCCGCCGGGCAGCTCTGTGAATCGATCGAGCGAATCTACGTGCACGACAAGGTGTACGACGCGTTCACCGCCGAATTCGTGTCCAACGTCAAGGAAATCAGGCTCGGCGGCGGCCTCGACTTCGACAGCGATATGGGTTCGCTCACCTTCCAGCGCCAAATCGACACGGTCGCCGCGCATGTCGACGACGCGGTGGCCAAGGGCGCGACCGTGCTCGCGGGCGGTAAGGCGCGGCCCGACCTCGGCCCCTATTTCTACGAACCGACCGTGCTCGCCGGCGTCCGGCCCGGCATGACCGTCTATCGGGAGGAGACGTTCGGACCCGTCGTCTCGCTCTACCGGGTCGGCAGCGACGACGAGGCCGTCGAACAGGCCAACGACACCGCGTACGGGTTGAACGCCAGTGTGTGGACCCGGGATACGGCGCGCGGCCGCGCGGTCGCGGCCCGGATCAACGCCGGGTCGGTGAACGTCAACGAGGGTTTCATCGCCGCTTGGGGCAGCGCCGACGCGCCATCCGGTGGGCTCGGCATCTCCGGCACCGGGCGCAGGCACGGTCCGGAGGGGCTGCTCAAGTACATCGATACGCAAACCATTGCGGTGCAACGGGTATTGCCGATCGCGCCGCTGCCCGGCATGTCCGAGGAGCTGTGGGCCAAGGCCATGACGGCCTACTTCGGCGTGATGAAAACGCTGCGCCAGAAATAG
- a CDS encoding TetR/AcrR family transcriptional regulator, with translation MATDTAAPKRGRPPQTPEQAGEVRARIVLATAEVFTRVGSRGLSVAQIIEQAGLARPTFYRYFGNATEPLHALLTASNEGLVGGIREALTGSDEPVQLGIRLIDAYLDWARGHGPMLRPLFAELHDPASPVSAYRERAFDDIRALVRETFTALGRPVPSPLDLDAALHVCEYVVYRIASGATPGGEPDAEIVAAARLTMIRVLLTTLGTRDDLAYAMELPGIFAD, from the coding sequence ATGGCAACTGATACCGCCGCACCGAAACGCGGCCGCCCGCCGCAGACGCCGGAACAGGCCGGCGAGGTGCGGGCCAGGATCGTGCTCGCCACGGCCGAGGTCTTCACCAGGGTTGGGTCGCGCGGGCTCAGCGTCGCACAGATCATCGAGCAGGCCGGTCTGGCGCGGCCGACCTTCTACCGCTATTTCGGCAATGCCACCGAACCGCTGCACGCACTGCTCACCGCGTCCAACGAGGGGCTGGTCGGCGGGATCAGGGAGGCGCTCACCGGCTCCGACGAACCGGTGCAGCTCGGCATCCGGCTCATCGACGCCTATCTCGACTGGGCCCGCGGGCACGGACCGATGCTGCGGCCGTTGTTCGCCGAACTCCACGACCCGGCCTCACCGGTATCGGCGTACCGCGAGCGGGCCTTCGACGATATACGCGCGCTGGTCCGCGAAACCTTCACCGCCCTCGGCCGTCCCGTGCCGAGCCCGCTGGATCTCGATGCGGCACTGCACGTCTGCGAATACGTGGTCTACCGGATCGCCTCCGGTGCGACGCCGGGCGGCGAGCCCGACGCGGAAATCGTTGCCGCGGCACGGCTCACGATGATCCGGGTGCTGCTCACCACCCTCGGCACCCGCGACGACCTCGCCTACGCGATGGAACTGCCCGGCATCTTCGCCGATTGA
- a CDS encoding 3-oxoacyl-ACP synthase III family protein has product MSHSRFESIGAYLPEKVVTTQELLSRLKEPPTFDLEKITGVKERRVHATDPDDYEDSFAIAIKAATDCLSRSRYEAGEIDVVISSSITRSRHATRMYMEPSFAGAIARHIGANNAITFDISNACAGMLTGAYILDRMIRSGAVRNGLVVSGEAITPIADTAVDEISEKYDLQFASLSVGDSGAAVVLDEAVDENDVIHYIELMTAAEYSLCCLGMPSDRTQGIALYTDNRRMHNEDRFLLGTDAQQTFLASRGRVFADEKFDYVIHHQFGAAAIPWMNAICEREFGSPMPPDLRVIEKYGNTSTTSHFIVLHDQLSEQAIPAGSKLLLIPAASGIVTGFVSTTISSLKV; this is encoded by the coding sequence GTGTCGCATTCTCGGTTCGAATCCATCGGTGCCTATCTGCCCGAGAAAGTCGTTACAACTCAGGAGTTGCTTTCCCGCCTGAAGGAGCCCCCTACTTTCGATCTCGAAAAAATCACGGGTGTCAAGGAACGTCGGGTGCACGCCACCGATCCGGACGATTACGAGGACTCCTTCGCCATCGCGATCAAGGCCGCGACGGACTGTCTGTCCAGGTCACGGTATGAGGCCGGGGAGATCGACGTGGTGATCTCCAGTTCGATCACGCGCAGTAGGCACGCGACCCGGATGTACATGGAACCGTCCTTCGCCGGGGCCATCGCCCGGCATATCGGCGCGAACAATGCCATTACGTTCGATATTTCGAATGCCTGCGCCGGAATGCTCACCGGCGCCTACATTCTCGACCGGATGATCCGTTCCGGCGCCGTCCGGAACGGTTTGGTGGTAAGCGGCGAGGCGATTACCCCTATCGCCGATACCGCGGTGGACGAGATTTCCGAGAAATACGATCTGCAGTTCGCCTCGCTGTCGGTCGGCGATTCCGGCGCGGCCGTGGTACTCGACGAGGCGGTCGACGAGAACGATGTCATCCACTACATCGAGCTGATGACCGCGGCGGAATATTCGCTGTGCTGCCTGGGCATGCCGAGCGATCGGACCCAGGGTATCGCGCTCTACACCGACAACCGCCGGATGCACAACGAAGACCGGTTCCTGCTCGGCACCGATGCGCAGCAGACCTTCCTGGCCTCGCGGGGGCGGGTATTCGCCGACGAGAAGTTCGACTACGTCATCCACCACCAGTTCGGCGCGGCGGCCATCCCGTGGATGAACGCCATCTGCGAGCGCGAATTCGGCAGCCCGATGCCACCGGACCTGCGGGTTATCGAGAAGTACGGAAACACCTCCACCACTTCGCATTTCATCGTGCTGCACGACCAGCTGAGCGAGCAGGCCATCCCGGCGGGTTCGAAGCTGCTGCTCATCCCCGCGGCCTCCGGCATCGTCACCGGATTCGTGTCAACCACCATCTCGTCGCTGAAGGTCTGA
- a CDS encoding fatty acid CoA ligase family protein codes for MTTGTYWQAIDRFREVVRSEPDREAVLYPDGTNPDGLPAYRDITYRELDAWSDAIAEHLRAAGVGSGTRTIVLVLPSPELYAILFGLLKIGAVPVVIDPGMGVRKMLRCLRAVDAEAFIGIPQAHALRVLFRGGFRRVRTAVTVGRRWFWGGDTLREWGRVPAGTLPAATPAPDGDLLVIGFTTGSTGPAKAVEMTHGNLAAMVEQVHVARGEIAPQTSLITLPLVGILDLLLGSRCVLPPLIPSKVGATDPAHVVHAIETFGVRTMFASPAVLIPLLAHLRRHPADLKSLRSIYSGGAPVPDWCIAGLREVLPEEILIFAGYGSTEALPMSTIESRELFSGLTERTHRGDGTCIGRPAHRVEARIIAVTDDPIPTWERVDELAAELEKTGGIGELVVAGPNVSSRYYWPESANLFGKIAEGDRIWHRTGDLAWIDDDGRIWFCGRKSQRVVTAAGPMFTVRVEQVFNVVAGVARTALVGVGPRGAQRPVLCFELEPGADAAAVEAALRARGAEFELTRTISDFLCHREFPVDIRHNAKIGREQLAVWAAKQLGVAR; via the coding sequence GTGACAACGGGAACCTATTGGCAGGCCATCGACCGGTTCCGCGAGGTCGTCCGGAGCGAGCCCGACCGCGAGGCCGTGCTCTACCCGGACGGCACGAATCCCGATGGCCTGCCTGCCTACCGGGATATCACCTACCGCGAGCTCGACGCCTGGTCCGACGCCATCGCCGAACATCTGCGGGCCGCGGGCGTCGGATCCGGCACCCGCACCATCGTGCTGGTGCTGCCGAGCCCGGAGCTCTACGCGATCCTGTTCGGGCTGTTGAAGATCGGCGCGGTACCGGTCGTCATCGATCCGGGCATGGGTGTGCGAAAGATGTTGCGCTGCTTGCGCGCCGTCGACGCCGAGGCGTTCATCGGCATACCGCAGGCACATGCGCTGCGGGTGCTGTTCCGCGGCGGCTTCCGCCGGGTGCGCACCGCGGTCACCGTCGGCAGGCGGTGGTTCTGGGGTGGTGACACGCTGCGCGAGTGGGGCCGGGTACCCGCTGGGACACTGCCCGCCGCGACACCGGCGCCGGACGGCGATCTGCTCGTCATCGGATTCACCACGGGCAGTACGGGTCCCGCCAAAGCGGTGGAGATGACGCACGGCAACCTGGCCGCGATGGTCGAGCAGGTGCACGTGGCGCGCGGTGAGATCGCGCCGCAGACCTCGCTGATCACCCTGCCGCTGGTCGGAATTCTCGATCTGCTGCTCGGATCGCGGTGCGTGCTACCGCCGCTGATCCCGAGCAAGGTCGGCGCGACAGATCCGGCGCATGTGGTGCACGCTATCGAAACATTCGGCGTGCGAACCATGTTCGCCTCGCCCGCGGTGCTCATCCCGCTGCTGGCGCACCTGCGGCGACACCCGGCGGATCTGAAATCGTTGCGCAGCATCTATTCCGGCGGTGCGCCGGTGCCGGACTGGTGCATCGCCGGACTGCGCGAGGTGCTGCCCGAGGAGATCCTGATCTTCGCGGGCTACGGCTCGACCGAGGCGCTGCCGATGTCCACCATCGAATCCCGGGAACTGTTCTCCGGTCTCACCGAGCGGACGCACCGCGGTGACGGCACCTGCATCGGACGTCCGGCGCACCGGGTCGAGGCGCGCATCATCGCCGTCACCGACGATCCGATACCCACCTGGGAGCGGGTCGACGAGCTCGCGGCCGAGCTCGAAAAAACCGGTGGCATAGGCGAACTGGTCGTCGCCGGGCCGAATGTCAGCAGCAGGTACTACTGGCCGGAATCGGCGAATCTGTTCGGCAAGATCGCCGAGGGCGACCGGATCTGGCATCGCACCGGCGATCTCGCCTGGATCGACGACGACGGCCGGATCTGGTTCTGCGGGCGCAAGAGTCAGCGGGTGGTCACCGCGGCGGGGCCGATGTTCACCGTGCGGGTGGAGCAGGTCTTCAATGTCGTCGCGGGCGTCGCCCGCACCGCGCTGGTCGGCGTCGGGCCGCGCGGCGCGCAGCGGCCGGTGCTGTGTTTCGAACTCGAGCCGGGGGCCGATGCCGCCGCCGTCGAGGCGGCGCTGCGGGCGCGCGGCGCGGAATTCGAGCTCACCAGGACGATTTCGGATTTCCTGTGCCACCGGGAATTCCCGGTCGATATCCGGCACAACGCCAAGATCGGGCGTGAACAGCTCGCCGTCTGGGCGGCGAAGCAGCTCGGGGTCGCGCGATGA
- a CDS encoding NAD-dependent epimerase/dehydratase family protein: MRVLVTGASGFLGGALVRRLVDDGEHEVAILVRGSSRLDDLGPAIDRVRVIVGDLADPASLDRATVDIETVFHSAARVDERGTREQFWSENVRATTRLLGSARAAGAARFVFISSPSALMDYHGGDLLDVDESLPYPHRYLNLYSETKAAAERAVLSGNTAGFSTCALRPRAIWGAGDRSGPIVRLLSRAAAGRLPDLSFGRQVYASLCHVDNIVDACVKAAASDAVGGKAYFVADAEKTDVWEFLGQVGADLGYPPLRREPNPRVIAAVVNVIETIWRVPAVATRWSPPLSRYAFALLTRSATYDTSAATRDFGYQPIVDRETGLKSFLDWLQTQGGIAALTRDLR, encoded by the coding sequence ATGAGAGTGTTGGTAACGGGGGCGTCCGGGTTTCTCGGCGGGGCGTTGGTGCGCAGGCTGGTCGACGACGGCGAACACGAGGTGGCGATCCTCGTGCGCGGCAGCAGCAGGCTCGACGATCTCGGGCCCGCCATCGACCGGGTGCGGGTGATTGTCGGCGACCTCGCCGATCCCGCGTCGCTGGACCGCGCCACCGTGGACATCGAGACCGTATTCCACAGTGCCGCAAGGGTCGACGAGCGTGGGACGCGGGAGCAGTTCTGGTCGGAGAACGTGCGCGCCACCACCCGTCTGCTCGGCTCGGCCCGGGCCGCGGGGGCCGCGCGGTTCGTGTTCATCTCCAGCCCGAGCGCGCTCATGGACTACCACGGTGGGGATCTGCTCGATGTCGACGAGTCGCTTCCCTATCCGCATCGCTATCTGAACCTCTACTCGGAGACCAAGGCGGCTGCCGAGCGCGCCGTATTGTCCGGGAACACCGCGGGATTCAGCACCTGCGCGCTGCGGCCGCGCGCCATCTGGGGTGCGGGTGACCGGTCCGGGCCGATCGTGCGGCTGCTGAGCCGCGCCGCAGCGGGACGGCTGCCCGATTTGTCGTTCGGCCGACAGGTGTACGCCTCGCTGTGCCACGTGGACAATATCGTCGACGCCTGTGTCAAGGCGGCGGCCTCGGATGCGGTGGGCGGCAAGGCATATTTCGTCGCCGATGCCGAAAAGACCGATGTCTGGGAGTTTCTCGGACAGGTCGGCGCCGACCTCGGCTATCCGCCGCTCCGCCGCGAACCGAACCCGCGGGTGATCGCCGCCGTGGTGAACGTCATCGAGACGATCTGGCGGGTGCCCGCCGTCGCCACCCGCTGGTCGCCGCCGCTGTCGCGCTACGCGTTCGCGCTGCTCACCCGCAGCGCCACCTACGACACCTCTGCTGCCACAAGGGATTTCGGCTATCAGCCGATTGTCGACCGGGAGACCGGGCTCAAAAGCTTTTTGGACTGGCTGCAAACGCAGGGCGGCATCGCCGCACTCACCCGCGACCTGCGCTGA
- a CDS encoding peptide synthetase — protein sequence MSTDTVFRRRISPTERMYLWARELAPPFLMQIVIHGSGDLDPGAVQRAVDIASAANPGSRLIRDGRYWVDSGQAAAVRVVPGATVKYPLLEEDPVLTSPIGPTSDRTCEVLLLTGAPVTLVVRTFHGVMDGMGTVMWVLDIFRALRGEEPIGAADPIADAELVSRIGAPGKPTPILPIYPAATGHGRQLPGMKRHLLRQRTIDIAGKSPLARVAAILAETAGATSRFMIPVDLRRHAPELRSTANLALPLFVDVAPGEDWRAINARIRTGLAEKRELNQMNNGGLLAFPDGVAHAIMHAGNWIGARLGRNMVSATVSNMGRFRLDDLSVPGWRATDIRMLPQHSGMMPLLFGVAEYDGRTHITVSARNGVGVEERLEALLDRIAATLEREFAPAAAD from the coding sequence ATGAGCACTGACACCGTTTTCCGCAGGCGGATCTCGCCGACCGAACGCATGTATCTGTGGGCGCGCGAACTCGCGCCGCCGTTCCTGATGCAGATAGTCATTCACGGCTCGGGTGACCTCGACCCGGGTGCGGTGCAGCGGGCCGTCGATATCGCCTCGGCGGCGAATCCCGGCTCCCGGCTGATCCGCGACGGCCGGTATTGGGTGGACAGCGGCCAGGCCGCCGCGGTTCGCGTCGTGCCGGGCGCGACGGTGAAATACCCGCTGCTGGAGGAGGATCCGGTGCTGACCAGCCCGATCGGACCGACCTCCGATCGCACCTGCGAGGTGCTGCTGCTCACCGGCGCGCCGGTCACCCTGGTGGTGCGCACCTTTCACGGCGTCATGGACGGTATGGGCACGGTGATGTGGGTGCTGGATATCTTCCGTGCGCTGCGCGGCGAGGAGCCGATCGGCGCGGCCGATCCGATCGCGGACGCGGAACTCGTCTCCCGGATCGGCGCGCCAGGCAAGCCGACGCCGATACTGCCGATCTATCCGGCCGCGACCGGTCACGGCAGGCAGCTGCCCGGTATGAAGCGACATCTGTTGCGGCAGCGGACCATCGATATCGCCGGGAAGAGCCCGCTCGCCCGGGTGGCCGCGATCCTCGCCGAAACCGCGGGCGCCACTTCACGTTTCATGATTCCGGTCGATCTGCGCAGGCACGCTCCGGAGCTGCGCTCCACCGCGAATCTGGCACTGCCGCTGTTCGTCGACGTCGCACCCGGCGAGGATTGGCGCGCGATCAACGCGCGGATCCGCACCGGGCTCGCGGAGAAGCGCGAGCTGAACCAGATGAACAACGGCGGCCTGCTGGCGTTCCCCGACGGCGTTGCGCACGCGATCATGCACGCGGGCAACTGGATCGGCGCACGGCTCGGCCGGAATATGGTCTCGGCCACCGTCAGCAATATGGGCCGCTTCCGCCTCGACGACCTGTCCGTGCCCGGCTGGCGGGCCACCGATATCCGGATGCTGCCGCAACACAGCGGGATGATGCCGCTGCTGTTCGGGGTCGCGGAATACGATGGCCGAACCCATATCACCGTATCCGCCCGCAACGGCGTCGGCGTCGAGGAGCGGCTGGAGGCGCTGCTGGACCGGATCGCCGCGACGCTGGAACGCGAATTCGCACCCGCCGCGGCGGACTGA
- a CDS encoding MMPL family transporter, whose translation MVTWARLVISRPRTVLCIVAGVITLLGLFGADTAKRVSAGGFIAPTSESAQVDRLVKEHLGPQNPDVIAIYTAPDGKSLDDIGPDIGRAVGRIAPGLLARPVQTYWNSVPPLRQYLRSADNRQAAAVVFLAGDDSRRVTAYPDIRAALDIPGVTVRFSGYSALSTEITAQSEHDLVVAESISLPVTLLVLVLVFGGAVAAALPVAVGLLAVFGALGALRAITEFTEVSTFAVNIASLLGLGMAIDYGLFLVTRFREEIADGYPVPVAIERTCATAGRTIAFSALLLICAFAGTFAYPQAVLRSLGFGAIAAVALAAALSLTALPALLALFGARVGRSRVSARTENLWGRVVDGVLRRPGLVAIAVGAALLALATPLSGLRLGDIDQRALPPGNEMRTTVEELTAKFPAASSGVTAVLRGTDGAAPQSAAVDAAVRELGAVPGVRQVAQVGRAGDFVVLHGFLDAADRSERATAAVHSMRALRPPAGTELRFGGDTAATVDSVDSIVARMPLMVLAMVAATVVLLTAAFRSIVLPIKAVAMAFLSLAATFGVLTWIFRDGHLAGPLGISPGPIAAGMMVLIIAVVFGLSTDYEVFLLSRMVEARAAGADTSAAVRIGTVRTARVITAAATLLVLVTGAFTLSPLTPMRFIGIGMIIALVVDATLVRMLLVPALVQLMGAANWWLPWSSRPRRSAELADVAPHTESAATM comes from the coding sequence ATGGTCACCTGGGCTCGTCTCGTCATCTCCAGGCCGCGCACGGTGCTGTGCATCGTCGCCGGCGTAATCACACTGCTCGGCCTGTTCGGCGCGGATACCGCGAAGCGGGTGAGCGCGGGCGGATTCATCGCTCCCACAAGCGAATCCGCGCAGGTGGATCGCCTGGTCAAGGAACACCTCGGACCACAGAATCCGGATGTGATCGCCATATACACCGCGCCGGACGGCAAATCGCTCGACGATATCGGGCCGGATATCGGCCGTGCGGTGGGCCGGATCGCTCCCGGGCTGCTGGCGCGGCCGGTCCAAACCTATTGGAACAGTGTGCCGCCGCTGCGGCAGTACCTGCGTTCGGCAGACAACCGGCAGGCGGCGGCGGTGGTCTTCCTGGCCGGTGACGACAGCCGCCGGGTCACCGCCTATCCGGATATCCGTGCGGCGCTGGATATTCCGGGCGTCACGGTGCGATTCTCCGGATACAGCGCGCTTTCCACCGAGATCACCGCGCAGTCGGAACACGATCTCGTTGTGGCGGAATCGATTTCGCTTCCGGTAACGCTGCTCGTGCTGGTGCTCGTCTTCGGCGGCGCGGTGGCCGCGGCGCTGCCGGTGGCGGTGGGTCTGCTCGCCGTATTCGGTGCGCTCGGGGCGCTGCGCGCGATCACCGAATTCACCGAGGTGAGCACGTTCGCGGTGAATATCGCCTCGCTGCTCGGGCTCGGCATGGCGATCGACTACGGGCTGTTCCTGGTCACCCGGTTCCGGGAGGAGATCGCCGACGGATATCCGGTGCCGGTGGCCATCGAGCGCACCTGCGCCACCGCCGGGCGCACGATCGCCTTTTCGGCGCTGCTGCTGATCTGCGCATTCGCCGGAACCTTCGCCTACCCGCAGGCGGTGCTGCGTTCACTCGGTTTCGGCGCCATCGCGGCGGTGGCGCTGGCCGCGGCGCTCTCGCTCACGGCGCTGCCCGCGCTGCTGGCGCTGTTCGGGGCGCGGGTCGGCCGCTCGCGGGTGTCGGCGCGGACCGAAAACCTCTGGGGCCGAGTGGTCGACGGGGTGCTGCGGCGGCCGGGGCTGGTCGCGATCGCGGTCGGTGCTGCGCTGTTGGCGCTCGCCACACCGCTTTCCGGCCTGCGGCTGGGCGATATCGATCAGCGCGCGCTGCCGCCCGGCAATGAAATGCGCACGACCGTCGAAGAACTCACCGCGAAGTTCCCGGCGGCGAGCAGCGGCGTCACCGCGGTGCTGCGCGGAACCGACGGCGCCGCACCGCAATCCGCCGCCGTGGACGCGGCTGTGCGCGAACTCGGCGCGGTTCCTGGCGTGCGTCAGGTGGCACAGGTGGGCCGGGCCGGCGATTTCGTTGTGCTGCACGGCTTCCTGGACGCCGCAGACCGCAGTGAACGGGCCACCGCGGCGGTCCATTCGATGCGCGCGCTACGTCCGCCCGCCGGAACCGAACTCCGGTTCGGCGGCGATACCGCCGCGACGGTGGACAGCGTCGATTCGATCGTCGCGCGGATGCCGCTGATGGTGCTGGCCATGGTCGCGGCGACCGTCGTCCTGCTCACCGCGGCCTTCCGCTCGATCGTGCTGCCGATCAAGGCCGTCGCCATGGCATTCCTCAGTCTCGCGGCCACTTTCGGCGTGCTGACCTGGATCTTCCGCGACGGTCACCTGGCCGGGCCGCTCGGCATCAGCCCTGGGCCGATCGCCGCCGGAATGATGGTGCTGATCATCGCGGTGGTGTTCGGATTGTCCACGGATTACGAGGTTTTCCTGCTGTCGCGCATGGTGGAGGCGCGCGCCGCCGGCGCGGATACCTCGGCGGCGGTGCGGATCGGCACGGTCAGGACGGCCAGGGTGATCACCGCGGCCGCGACACTGCTCGTCCTGGTGACGGGCGCGTTCACCCTCTCGCCGTTGACGCCGATGCGGTTCATCGGGATCGGCATGATCATCGCGCTGGTGGTGGACGCCACACTGGTGCGAATGTTGTTGGTACCGGCCCTGGTTCAGCTGATGGGCGCGGCCAACTGGTGGCTGCCGTGGTCTTCGCGCCCGCGCCGGTCGGCGGAACTCGCCGATGTCGCGCCGCACACCGAATCGGCCGCCACGATGTAG